GTATTAACTAGCCACAGTTTAATTTTACTATCTAAACTTCCACTAATTAAAGTCGATCCATCCGGAGTGAAGGCTAGAGAAACTACTGACCAAGAATGAGCCGAAATAGTATTAATTAGTTGATTAGTTTCATAATTCCATAAGTTTATAGTTTTATCATCACTAGCTGTGGCTAAAATTGCTTGATGAGGATGAAAAGCAATGGCTAAAACTGCCCATAAATGTTTGGTCAACTTAGATACTAATTTGGGTGCATCTAGTGAACTAATATCCCACAAATTTACAGTGCGATCGCAACTTGCACTCGCTAATAATTTACCATCTGGACTAAAATCTACCGCATTAACTTGTAATTTATGTCCTGGAATTGTACAAATTTCTCGAAAGTTGTCAACTTGCCACAACTTAATAGTTTTGTCCCAACTGCCACTCGCTAGAAAATTACCACAAGGACTATACACAACGGATCGAATACTATTAGTATGTCCCGTCAAAGTGATAATTTCTTTACCAGTTTCGACATTCCATAATTTCACAGTTTTGTCATCGCTACCAGAGGCAATAGCTTTGCCATCAAGACTAAAAGCTACGGCTCTGACAGCACTCTTATGTCCTACTAAAGTAGATATTTGTGACTTACTAGTTAGATTCCATAATTCAATATTTTTATCGTCTCTTGCTGCCGCAGTTATATTTCCTTGAGGATTTAAAGCAACTGAATTGATACTACCAGATCCAGATTTTACCAGATATAAAGTTTCGACACCTTCCCATTTCCCTGCTTCAGATTTTACCGATCTATCTTGGGGTTTAGCAACTAGATAAGCCAGAGGATCGGGATTAATCGCTTTTAAAATTTCTGTAGCTGATGAAAATCTTCGAGCGCGATCGTTAGCAATTAATTTATTTATTACTCGCTCAAAATCGCCACTAGTTTTAGTTGGTAAATAATCTTGCCAAATCCAACAATTGTTCGCAGCATCAAATAATTCAAAAGGCGTTACTCCAGTTAGCAAATGAATACAAATGACTCCCAAGCTATACAAATCGCTAGCAAAAACTGCTTCTCCTTTCAATTGTTCGGGAGCGCTATACTCAGCACTAAGAAAACTATTTAAACCTAATTTACTAAAAGTCTGAGGAAGTAATTGAGATAGATTTATATCGAGTAATCTGTAGCGATTATTAATATTAGTTCTGATGATATTAGTAGGTTTGATATTTTGATGAATCAGATTAGATTCATGCAACCAATTTAAAGCTGGTAACAACTCATTGAGCGATCGCCAAAGTTGTGATTCATTGAAAACTCCTTGATTTTCTAAAATTTCCTCTAAATTAACTCCTTCAATAAATTCTGTGACTATATACAATCTCTCATTTTCCAGAAATACATCTATAATATTGGGGAAAAAACCAGATTGATTGATTCTTTGGATAGTTAGTTTTTCAGATTCAGTCAACTCGAAATTAACTAGATTTTGAGAGGAAATTTTTAACTGTTTAGTTACACACTTTTGAGGAATTTCTTCACCCTCATCTACAGCCAAAAAAGTTTTACTCAAAGCATCCGAATTAAGTAATTTCAGTAGATGGTAACGGGATTTAACTTTCATGTTTTTGCTCATAAATACAGAGCAATTTGTAATGTGATTGAAAAAAAGTTGGGAAAGTGGTTGAGAAATGCAATAGAATAAACTTGTGGGATAGCCCAGAGGGTTATCCTCGTTATACCAAATTACTAAATTTCTGCTACATTTTAATCCTCTGTAGGGGCGCACTTCGGCTGCGCTCAGTGCGCCCCTGCCCAAAATTTGTAGCGTCTTCAAGGTGAATTGGTATTAGTATTAAGGACAGGCAAAATGCCTACCCCACA
This DNA window, taken from Merismopedia glauca CCAP 1448/3, encodes the following:
- a CDS encoding serine/threonine-protein kinase, with product MKVKSRYHLLKLLNSDALSKTFLAVDEGEEIPQKCVTKQLKISSQNLVNFELTESEKLTIQRINQSGFFPNIIDVFLENERLYIVTEFIEGVNLEEILENQGVFNESQLWRSLNELLPALNWLHESNLIHQNIKPTNIIRTNINNRYRLLDINLSQLLPQTFSKLGLNSFLSAEYSAPEQLKGEAVFASDLYSLGVICIHLLTGVTPFELFDAANNCWIWQDYLPTKTSGDFERVINKLIANDRARRFSSATEILKAINPDPLAYLVAKPQDRSVKSEAGKWEGVETLYLVKSGSGSINSVALNPQGNITAAARDDKNIELWNLTSKSQISTLVGHKSAVRAVAFSLDGKAIASGSDDKTVKLWNVETGKEIITLTGHTNSIRSVVYSPCGNFLASGSWDKTIKLWQVDNFREICTIPGHKLQVNAVDFSPDGKLLASASCDRTVNLWDISSLDAPKLVSKLTKHLWAVLAIAFHPHQAILATASDDKTINLWNYETNQLINTISAHSWSVVSLAFTPDGSTLISGSLDSKIKLWLVNTGAEIATLLGHTDAVHSICVSLDSQTIISGSKDQNIKLWQHLN